A single region of the Brachypodium distachyon strain Bd21 chromosome 3, Brachypodium_distachyon_v3.0, whole genome shotgun sequence genome encodes:
- the LOC112272042 gene encoding serine/threonine-protein phosphatase 7 long form homolog has translation MFTENHVTTISARYIPIAVEIANATCGDDITKRSWGSAVLAATYRGMCNACQLASPKSALLGCPLLLQLWSWERFSIGRLDVTGDHANPKQELFDLEHIDLPTFATIWTCNKRRFAHDQVRSCFPSFNEQFDVLHSEAVVWEPYTQHAIDVRYPGGMSMVCMRDYTYWMTKSKIIFDVCVEEMAQQRVMRQFGARQLVVPLPTKDPLPPIVHMYVQFYNL, from the exons atgttcaccgagaaccacgtcaccaccattagcgcacgctacatccctattgcagtggagatcgcgaatgcaacttgtggtgacgacatcacaaagaggagttggggttcggcTGTCTTAGCGGCTACGtaccgaggtatgtgcaacgcttgccaacttgcgtcgcccaagtcagccctgcttggatgtcctttattgttgcagctctggtcttgggagaggttttctatcggccGACTAGACGTTACGGGTGATCACGCTAACCCTAagcaggagttgtttgacttagaacacatcgacctgcctACTTTCGCGACAATTTGGACATGTAACAAG agacgctttgcacacgatcaggtcaggaGTTGCTTCCCATCATTCAACGAGcagttcgacgtgttgcactctgaggcggttgtctgGGAGCCGTACACACAGCACGCCATCGATGTTAGATACCCTGGCGGGATGTCCATGGTCTGCATGAGAGATTACActtactggatgacaaaatcaaagatcatcttcgacgtctgcgtggaggagatggcccagcagagggtcatgaggcagtttgggGCACGCCAGTTGGTCGTTCCTCTACCGACGAAGGATCCACTTCCACCGATCGTCCACATGTATGTGCAGTTCtacaatttatga
- the LOC100837698 gene encoding pectinesterase inhibitor 7 has translation MARSFLLSLSLLLVVSYCWCGQHACAGAVRPAPLFGEGGGNASFVRAWCARAAEYPALCDSTLSPYAASVGDSPARLSWAALTVAHDGARNATSAMRAMAAAAARGSNGALPPVAAEAVQDCVSMLADAAGELGDAADAMARVVEAEQEEKEAGGGGNSNDAQAQARRRRRRFEVDSVRTWASAALTDGDMCVEGFKGEAAGSGGRREAVRGHVVRVERLAANALGIVNAMADDDDQTPP, from the coding sequence ATGGCACGTAGCTTCCTCCTCAGCTTGTCGCTGCTGCTTGTCGTCTCGTACTGCTGGTGCGGCCAACACGCCTGCGCGGGCGCAGTGCGGCCGGCGCCGTTGTttggcgaaggcggcggcaacgCGAGCTTCGTGAGGGCGTGGTGCGCGAGGGCGGCGGAGTACCCGGCGCTGTGCGACTCGACACTGTCCCCGTACGCGGCCTCTGTGGGGGACAGCCCGGCCCGCCTGTCGTGGGCCGCGCTGACGGTGGCCCACGACGGCGCGCGCAACGCCACGTCGGCCATGAGGgccatggcagcagcagcagcccggGGGAGCAACGGCGCCCTGCCTcccgtggcggcggaggcggtgcaggACTGCGTGAGCATGCTCGCGGACGCCGCGGGGGAGCTCGGGGACGCCGCGGACGCCATGGCGCGCGTGGTCGaggcggagcaggaggagaaggaggccggcggcggcgggaattCGAACGAcgcgcaggcgcaggcgaggaggcggaggagaaggtTCGAGGTGGACAGCGTGCGGACGTGGGCCAGCGCGGCGCTGACGGACGGGGACATGTGCGTGGAAGGGTTCAagggcgaggcggcggggagcggcgggaggagggaggccgTTCGCGGCCACGTCGTGCGCGTCGAACGCCTCGCCGCCAACGCGCTCGGCATCGTCAACGCCATGGCCGATGATGATGACCAGACGCCGccgtag